From one Lycium ferocissimum isolate CSIRO_LF1 chromosome 5, AGI_CSIRO_Lferr_CH_V1, whole genome shotgun sequence genomic stretch:
- the LOC132058493 gene encoding casein kinase 1-like protein 1: MDGRVLGKRYLLDIRIAKGGFSEIYIGFDIKTKKQIAIKMESVKEKPPQLLFESKLYKLLHGGTGIPNTRFFGSTPDYNFLVMDLLGPSFQSPYFRNLPLSHVLMFADQMINCIEFVHSKSFLHRSIKPGNFVLGTGMHKYQAYIIDFGLAKRYRNPSSHEHIPYRENKQFLGNPTYASIYTHRGFEQSRRDDMESLGYVLMYMIRGSLPWEEIKADTVRQRCEKIEEKKASTSIEDLCRGYPTEFASYFNYCRSLKFEDEPDYARLKRIFRDLFIREGFKLGDCVLDWARTRTPPFQPLGPGAGAAPSSDIPPAIPNAHAHSGCFPYASMCALVSKF; this comes from the exons ATGGACGGTCGTGTTTTGGGTAAGAGGTATCTACTTGATATCAGAATTGCCAAAGGAGGGTTCAGCGAGATCTATATTG GTTTTGATATAAAGACTAAAAAGCAGATCGCAATTAAGATG GAAAGTGTCAAAGAAAAGCCTCCTCAGTTGCTATTTGAGTCAAAGTTGTATAAACTTCTTCACGGAGGAA CTGGAATTCCAAATACGAGGTTCTTTGGCTCCACGCCAGATTACAATTTTCTCGTCATGGATTTGCTTGGACCCAGTTTTCAATCTCCATACTTCAGGAATCTTCCCCTCAGTCATGTTTTGATGTTTGCAGATCAAAtg ATAAATTGCATTGAATTTGTTcattctaaatcatttttgCATCGATCTATCAAGCCAGGCAATTTTGTTTTGGGCACGGGAATGCATAAATATCAG GCCTACATTATTGACTTTGGTCTAGCCAAGAGGTACAGAAACCCTTCCAGTCACGAACACATTCCTTACAG AGAGAACAAACAATTTTTAGGCAATCCGACATATGCTAGCATTTACACTCACCGTGGTTTCG AACAAAGCAGGAGGGATGATATGGAATCTCTTGGATATGTTCTCATGTACATGATCCGAGgaag TCTTCCTTGGGAAGAGATCAAAGCAGATACTGTGCGCCAGAGGTgtgagaaaattgaagaaaagaaggCTTCAACGTCTATTGAG GACTTATGTCGGGGTTATCCTACTGAATTTGCATCTTACTTCAATTATTGTCGTTCTCTCAAGTTTGAAGATGAACCAGATTATGCTCGTCTGAAGAGAATATTCCGTGACCTCTTCATCCGTGAAG GTTTTAAACTTGGTGACTGTGTTCTTGATTGGGCTCGCACTAGAACTCCTCCTTTCCAACCTCTT GGCCCTGGTGCTGGTGCCGCACCCAGCTCAGACATTCCTCCAGCCATTCCCAATGCACACGCACATTCAGGTTGTTTTCCGTATGCCTCTATGTGCGCTCTTGTTTCTAAATTTTAG